A genomic segment from Azospirillum sp. TSH58 encodes:
- a CDS encoding TRAP transporter substrate-binding protein yields MNPLSRRTMLKALAATPAVGLAAGAGTATLIGAPRIARAAEFDFKYGNNLPLTHPLNVRSHEAAERIRRETNGRVDIQIFPNNQLGGDTDMLSQVRSGGITFFTPSALVIATLVPVAAINAVGFAFADYGQVWSAMDGKLGEHVRGAISKVGLHAFEKMWDNGFRQMTSGAKPIQSAADMDGLKIRVPVSPLSIAMFKSLSAAPASLQFSEVYSSLQTRIVDAQENPLPIIQVAKLYEVQKYCALSNHIWDGFWFIANGRAWRGLPPDLQKIVSTAINDAGVQQREDIKALNQSVQTDLQSKGLTFNQPSPDSFRAKLRDSGFYGEWKGRFGDEAWALLEGAVGKLA; encoded by the coding sequence ATGAACCCGCTCTCGCGCCGCACGATGCTCAAGGCGTTGGCCGCCACCCCGGCGGTCGGATTGGCCGCGGGGGCCGGCACCGCCACCCTGATCGGCGCGCCGCGCATCGCCCGCGCCGCCGAGTTCGATTTCAAGTACGGCAACAACCTGCCGCTGACCCATCCGCTGAACGTCCGCTCGCACGAGGCGGCGGAGCGCATCCGCCGCGAGACGAACGGCCGCGTCGATATCCAGATCTTCCCGAACAACCAGCTCGGCGGCGACACCGACATGCTGTCGCAGGTGCGCAGCGGCGGCATCACCTTCTTCACCCCGTCGGCGCTGGTCATCGCCACGCTGGTTCCGGTGGCCGCCATCAACGCCGTGGGCTTCGCCTTCGCCGACTACGGGCAGGTCTGGTCCGCCATGGACGGCAAGCTGGGCGAGCATGTGCGCGGCGCCATCTCCAAGGTCGGCCTGCACGCCTTCGAGAAGATGTGGGACAACGGCTTCCGCCAGATGACCAGCGGGGCCAAGCCGATCCAGTCCGCCGCCGACATGGACGGGCTGAAGATCCGCGTGCCGGTCAGCCCGCTCAGCATCGCCATGTTCAAGTCGCTGTCCGCCGCCCCGGCCAGCCTCCAGTTCTCGGAGGTCTATTCCTCGCTCCAGACGCGCATCGTCGACGCGCAAGAGAACCCGCTGCCGATCATCCAGGTCGCCAAGCTGTACGAGGTGCAGAAGTACTGCGCCCTGTCCAACCACATCTGGGACGGCTTCTGGTTCATCGCCAACGGGCGCGCGTGGCGCGGCCTGCCCCCCGACCTGCAGAAGATCGTCTCCACCGCGATCAACGACGCCGGCGTCCAGCAGCGCGAGGACATCAAGGCGCTGAACCAGTCGGTGCAGACCGACCTCCAGTCCAAGGGCCTGACCTTCAACCAGCCGTCCCCCGACAGCTTCCGCGCCAAGCTCCGCGACAGCGGCTTCTACGGCGAATGGAAGGGCCGCTTCGGCGACGAGGCCTGGGCGCTTCTGGAAGGCGCCGTCGGCAAGCTCGCCTGA
- a CDS encoding LacI family DNA-binding transcriptional regulator: MQDDADAVAAPPENARGLPRIADIARLSGVSTATVDRVLNHRPGVRPATVQRVMKAAAELDYIPESDLSAALGPKPVRLAFLLPDGTNRYLTRLGQLIRQSEEALAPLGIRAQVEFIKSFNPDLLARSLLQHWRKVDGVAFMALEHPAVREAVNELAARNVPTVTLISDVQNCRRAAYVGLDNRAAGRTAGYLFARFLGGRTGKVAMIAGSLSYRAHEDRELGFLNVLKEMVPAIEVVGLREAHDDEAKSYRQTRTLLSHHPDLAGIYTIGGGAEGVARALKEARREREVVFIGHGFTPETRSLLIDGTMEAVITQDPRSALMSCAAVFANLRAGREAMHGVEPPRIEVIFRENLPSAAPP; this comes from the coding sequence ATGCAGGATGATGCGGACGCCGTCGCCGCGCCCCCCGAAAATGCCCGCGGATTGCCGCGGATCGCCGACATCGCGCGGCTGTCCGGAGTCTCCACGGCCACCGTGGACCGCGTGCTGAACCACCGCCCCGGCGTGCGCCCGGCGACCGTGCAGCGCGTGATGAAGGCCGCGGCGGAACTCGATTACATCCCGGAATCGGACCTCAGCGCGGCGCTGGGACCGAAACCGGTGCGGCTGGCCTTCCTGCTGCCGGACGGGACGAACCGCTACCTGACCCGGCTCGGCCAGCTCATCCGGCAGTCGGAGGAAGCGCTGGCCCCGCTGGGCATCCGCGCGCAGGTCGAGTTCATCAAGAGCTTCAACCCCGACCTGCTGGCGCGCAGCCTGCTCCAGCACTGGCGCAAGGTCGACGGGGTCGCCTTCATGGCGCTGGAGCACCCGGCGGTGCGCGAGGCGGTGAACGAGCTGGCGGCCCGCAACGTGCCCACCGTGACGCTGATCTCCGACGTGCAGAATTGCCGGCGGGCCGCCTATGTCGGGCTCGACAACCGGGCGGCGGGGCGGACCGCGGGCTATCTGTTCGCGCGCTTCCTCGGCGGGCGGACGGGCAAGGTCGCGATGATCGCCGGCAGCCTGAGCTACCGCGCGCACGAGGACCGCGAGCTGGGATTCCTGAACGTTCTGAAGGAGATGGTCCCCGCCATCGAGGTGGTCGGGCTTCGCGAGGCCCACGACGACGAGGCCAAGAGCTACCGGCAGACGCGGACGCTGCTCAGCCACCACCCCGACCTTGCCGGAATCTACACCATCGGCGGCGGGGCGGAGGGCGTGGCCCGCGCGCTGAAGGAGGCGCGGCGGGAGCGCGAGGTGGTCTTCATCGGCCACGGCTTCACGCCGGAGACGCGCTCGCTGCTGATCGACGGCACGATGGAGGCGGTGATCACCCAGGACCCGCGCAGCGCCCTGATGAGCTGTGCGGCCGTCTTCGCCAACCTGCGCGCCGGACGCGAGGCGATGCACGGCGTGGAGCCGCCGCGCATCGAGGTCATCTTCAGGGAGAACCTGCCCTCCGCGGCTCCGCCGTGA
- a CDS encoding DMT family transporter, with protein MISRARALDLSLVGLISVCWGLNWPAVKIILTQIQPWTLRSLGFAVGAAVLFAYARSRGESLAVPRGQRWPLVAVALLNMAGFNICSAFGQMNMATSGAAIIAYTMPAWATLLAIPILGERPGPRQWMGLACGLTGLAVLLGPDLLRLGALPLGPAFMLTGALSWALGNVLIKRTAWTMGPNAITGWQFAISLPVVLPFALALDPAPTLALEPRVLVALVFHILVAMVGGYLLWFAIVRRLSVAQASVSSLIVPVIGVTGAIVVLGETPPLRTYAALALILCAVLLVVMVRDKRPAPSPAPVTAEPRRAGSP; from the coding sequence ATGATAAGCCGCGCTCGGGCGCTGGATCTGTCGCTGGTCGGCCTCATCAGCGTCTGCTGGGGCCTGAACTGGCCCGCCGTCAAGATCATCCTCACCCAGATCCAGCCCTGGACGCTGCGCAGCCTGGGCTTCGCCGTCGGCGCGGCGGTGCTGTTCGCCTACGCGCGGTCCCGCGGGGAGTCGCTGGCCGTGCCGCGCGGGCAGCGCTGGCCGCTGGTCGCCGTCGCCCTGCTGAACATGGCGGGCTTCAACATCTGCTCCGCCTTTGGGCAGATGAACATGGCGACCTCCGGGGCGGCCATCATCGCCTACACCATGCCGGCCTGGGCGACGCTGCTGGCGATCCCGATCCTGGGCGAACGGCCCGGCCCGCGCCAGTGGATGGGGCTGGCCTGCGGGCTGACGGGCTTGGCCGTTCTGCTCGGCCCCGATCTGCTGCGGCTGGGCGCCCTGCCGCTCGGCCCCGCCTTCATGTTGACCGGCGCGCTGAGTTGGGCGCTGGGCAACGTCCTCATCAAGCGGACGGCCTGGACCATGGGGCCGAACGCAATCACCGGCTGGCAGTTCGCCATCTCCCTGCCGGTGGTGCTGCCCTTCGCGCTGGCGCTGGACCCCGCCCCGACGCTGGCGCTGGAGCCACGCGTGCTGGTCGCGCTGGTCTTCCATATCCTGGTGGCGATGGTCGGCGGCTATCTGCTGTGGTTCGCCATCGTGCGTCGGCTGAGCGTCGCGCAGGCGTCGGTCAGCTCGCTGATCGTGCCGGTGATCGGCGTGACCGGCGCCATCGTCGTGCTGGGCGAGACGCCGCCGCTGCGCACCTACGCCGCGCTGGCGCTGATCCTCTGCGCCGTCCTGCTGGTCGTGATGGTCCGTGACAAGCGGCCCGCCCCGTCCCCGGCGCCGGTCACGGCGGAGCCGCGGAGGGCAGGTTCTCCCTGA
- a CDS encoding 3-keto-5-aminohexanoate cleavage protein: MTTPKKSARKVIITCAVTGSIHTPSMSPHLPVTPDQIAAEAIAAVEAGAAIVHLHARDPETGRPTQDPDLFQRFLPRIKQATKAVVNITTGGSAAMTVEDRLRPAAQFQPEVASLNMGSMNFGLFPMLNRFSEFQHDWERTYLENSRDLVFKNTFKDIEHILKTCSGNGTRFEFECYDISHLYTLAHFLDRKLVTPPLFVQSVFGILGGIGAHPEDVMHMKRTADRLFGDQYVWSVLGAGRNQMPIATQSLALGGNVRVGLEDNLWAGPGRLATSNAEQVAMVRKLIEGLALEVATPDEARAMLSLKGGDAVRF; the protein is encoded by the coding sequence ATGACCACGCCCAAGAAGAGCGCGCGCAAAGTCATCATCACCTGCGCGGTCACCGGCTCGATCCACACGCCCAGCATGTCGCCGCACCTGCCGGTGACGCCGGACCAGATCGCGGCGGAGGCCATCGCCGCGGTGGAGGCCGGGGCGGCCATCGTCCACCTGCACGCCCGCGACCCGGAGACCGGCCGCCCCACCCAGGACCCGGATCTGTTCCAGCGCTTCCTGCCGCGCATCAAGCAGGCGACGAAGGCCGTGGTGAACATCACCACGGGCGGCAGCGCCGCCATGACGGTGGAGGACCGGCTGCGCCCCGCCGCTCAGTTCCAGCCGGAAGTCGCGTCGCTCAACATGGGCTCGATGAATTTCGGTCTGTTCCCCATGCTGAACCGCTTCAGCGAATTCCAGCACGACTGGGAGCGCACCTATCTGGAGAACAGCCGGGACCTCGTCTTCAAGAACACCTTCAAGGACATCGAGCACATCCTGAAGACCTGCTCCGGCAACGGGACGCGCTTCGAGTTCGAGTGCTACGACATCTCGCACCTCTACACGCTGGCCCATTTCCTGGACCGCAAGCTGGTGACGCCGCCGCTGTTCGTGCAGTCGGTGTTCGGCATCCTGGGCGGCATCGGCGCGCATCCGGAAGACGTCATGCACATGAAGCGCACCGCCGACCGGCTGTTCGGCGACCAGTATGTGTGGTCGGTGCTGGGCGCCGGGCGCAACCAGATGCCCATCGCCACGCAGTCGCTGGCGCTGGGCGGCAACGTGCGCGTCGGGCTGGAGGACAATCTGTGGGCCGGTCCGGGCCGCCTCGCCACCTCCAACGCCGAACAGGTCGCCATGGTCCGCAAACTGATCGAGGGGCTGGCCCTTGAGGTCGCGACGCCGGACGAGGCCCGCGCCATGCTGTCCCTGAAGGGCGGCGACGCGGTAAGGTTCTAG
- a CDS encoding acetolactate synthase large subunit: MTGVKIPGAEILVRTLVANGVDTCFANPGTSELHALAAFDSMPGARCVPTLFEGVATGAADGYARMTDRPAATLLHLGPGLANGLANLHNARRARVPMINIVGDHATWHRGVDAPLTSDVEGLATPMSAWVRTVPDAASVAADTAEAIRAALTPPGGVSTLILPSDSSWDDAAAVDPIVVEPPAPTAPDAAALQTAADALRGGERVVILLNGRATRAEGLALAGRIAAATGAKLYAHTGATRIERGAGRVTVERFPYPIDLGIAALEGAKHVVLIGSGEPVGFFGYPDKPSRLAPEDCRIHNVAPPGSDALAALRWLVKAVDAAGTPVPAQPLALPEPATGALTADSVGQSLAALLPEGAIVVDEGISSSPMVYTACAGARPHDWLTITGGAIGIGMPLALGAAIACPDRKVVTVQADGSGMYTLQALWSQAREQADVVTIIFANRRYGILQWELGNLGFRDMGPNARNCTELGRPDLDWVALARGMGVEGGQATDAESFNRLLTAAFSRKGPFLIEAVI, encoded by the coding sequence ATGACCGGCGTAAAAATCCCAGGCGCGGAAATTCTGGTCCGGACGCTGGTGGCGAACGGCGTCGACACCTGCTTCGCCAACCCCGGCACGTCGGAGCTGCACGCGCTCGCCGCCTTCGACTCCATGCCCGGCGCGCGCTGCGTGCCGACGCTGTTCGAAGGGGTGGCGACGGGGGCGGCGGACGGCTACGCCCGCATGACCGACCGCCCGGCGGCCACCCTGCTGCATCTCGGGCCGGGGCTGGCGAACGGGCTGGCCAACCTGCACAACGCCCGGCGCGCCCGCGTGCCGATGATCAACATCGTCGGCGACCACGCGACGTGGCACCGCGGCGTCGACGCGCCGCTGACCTCCGACGTGGAAGGGCTGGCGACGCCGATGTCGGCCTGGGTGCGCACGGTGCCGGACGCCGCCTCGGTCGCCGCGGACACGGCGGAGGCCATCCGCGCCGCGCTGACCCCGCCGGGCGGCGTGTCGACGCTGATCCTGCCCTCGGACTCCTCCTGGGACGACGCGGCGGCGGTGGACCCGATCGTCGTGGAGCCGCCCGCCCCCACCGCTCCGGACGCCGCCGCCCTGCAAACCGCCGCCGACGCCCTGCGCGGCGGGGAGCGGGTGGTGATCCTGCTGAACGGCCGCGCCACGCGGGCGGAAGGGCTGGCCCTGGCCGGCCGGATCGCCGCCGCGACCGGCGCCAAGCTCTACGCCCACACCGGCGCCACCCGCATCGAGCGCGGGGCGGGCCGCGTGACGGTGGAGCGCTTCCCCTACCCCATCGACCTTGGCATCGCGGCGCTGGAAGGGGCGAAGCACGTCGTCCTGATCGGTTCGGGGGAGCCGGTCGGCTTCTTCGGCTACCCCGACAAGCCCAGCCGTCTGGCGCCGGAGGATTGCCGGATCCACAACGTCGCCCCGCCGGGCAGCGACGCCCTGGCCGCCTTGCGCTGGCTGGTCAAGGCGGTGGACGCCGCCGGGACGCCCGTTCCGGCGCAGCCGCTCGCCCTTCCCGAACCGGCGACCGGCGCACTGACCGCCGACAGCGTCGGGCAGTCCCTGGCGGCCCTGCTGCCGGAAGGCGCCATCGTGGTGGACGAGGGGATTTCCTCCAGCCCGATGGTCTACACGGCCTGCGCCGGGGCGCGTCCGCACGACTGGCTGACCATCACCGGCGGGGCCATCGGCATCGGCATGCCGCTGGCGCTCGGCGCGGCCATCGCCTGCCCGGATCGCAAGGTGGTGACCGTCCAGGCGGACGGCAGCGGCATGTACACGCTCCAGGCCCTGTGGAGCCAGGCGCGCGAGCAGGCCGACGTGGTGACCATCATCTTCGCCAACCGCCGCTACGGCATCCTGCAATGGGAACTGGGCAACCTCGGCTTCCGGGACATGGGTCCGAACGCCCGCAACTGCACGGAGCTGGGACGCCCGGACCTCGACTGGGTGGCGCTCGCCCGCGGCATGGGGGTGGAGGGCGGACAGGCCACCGACGCGGAGAGCTTCAACCGCCTGCTCACCGCCGCCTTCTCCCGCAAGGGCCCCTTCCTGATCGAAGCGGTGATCTGA
- a CDS encoding histone deacetylase family protein, producing MRYVFAEAQLRHRPPTFLVRGQPKPSPEKAERAEALVGSLRARGVTVEEPPTYGAGPRAAVHSADYLRFLETAHARWSALPDASEVIVPNVHRNTDMAEYPTGIVGQAGWHMADTACPIGAGTWEAVCGGADTAVHAALMVASGQERAAYALCRPPGHHASRDMAGGFCYINNAAVAAQAMLPVLAQQGRAPRVAVFDVDVHHGNGTQAIFYERDDVLVVSIHGDPNNFYPWFAGYAHERGKGRGLGSNLNIPLPMGTEESTFLEAVDGALTHIAAFGPEALVLSLGFDTYVGDPLAFFKVTTPGFATLGRKIAGAGLPTVVVQEGGYDCDALAVNLASFLDGFEGGLAEAAR from the coding sequence ATGCGCTACGTCTTTGCCGAGGCCCAGTTGCGCCATCGTCCGCCGACCTTCCTGGTGCGCGGCCAGCCGAAGCCCTCGCCGGAGAAGGCGGAACGGGCGGAGGCGCTCGTCGGCTCCCTGCGGGCGCGCGGCGTGACGGTGGAGGAGCCGCCAACCTACGGCGCCGGTCCGCGCGCGGCGGTCCATTCCGCCGACTATCTGCGCTTCCTGGAAACCGCCCACGCCCGCTGGTCGGCCCTGCCCGACGCGTCGGAGGTCATCGTCCCCAACGTCCACCGCAACACCGACATGGCCGAGTATCCGACGGGCATCGTCGGTCAGGCCGGCTGGCACATGGCGGACACCGCCTGCCCGATCGGCGCCGGTACCTGGGAGGCCGTCTGCGGCGGCGCCGACACGGCGGTCCACGCGGCGCTGATGGTGGCGAGCGGACAGGAGCGCGCGGCCTATGCGCTGTGCCGCCCGCCGGGCCACCACGCGTCCCGCGACATGGCCGGGGGCTTCTGCTACATCAACAACGCCGCCGTCGCCGCCCAGGCGATGCTGCCGGTGCTGGCCCAGCAGGGCCGCGCCCCGCGCGTCGCCGTCTTCGACGTGGACGTCCATCACGGCAACGGCACGCAGGCGATCTTCTACGAGCGCGACGACGTGCTGGTCGTGTCGATCCACGGCGATCCCAACAACTTCTACCCCTGGTTCGCCGGCTACGCGCACGAGCGCGGCAAGGGCCGCGGCCTGGGCAGCAACCTGAACATTCCCCTGCCCATGGGCACCGAGGAATCCACTTTCCTTGAGGCGGTGGACGGGGCGCTGACCCACATCGCCGCCTTCGGGCCGGAGGCGCTGGTCCTGTCGCTGGGCTTCGACACCTACGTCGGCGACCCGCTGGCCTTCTTCAAGGTGACGACGCCGGGCTTCGCCACGCTTGGCCGCAAGATCGCCGGCGCCGGCCTGCCGACCGTGGTCGTGCAGGAGGGCGGTTACGATTGCGACGCGCTGGCGGTGAATCTCGCCAGCTTCCTGGATGGTTTCGAAGGCGGACTCGCGGAGGCGGCACGATGA
- a CDS encoding Zn-dependent hydrolase: MSDLRIDGDRLWRTLMDLATIGATPKGGLCRLALTDLDKEGRDLFVRWCEEAGCTVTVDEVGNIFARRPGRNPDRPAVCMGSHLDTQPTGGRFDGIYGVLAGLEVIRSFNDQGIETDAPIDLIVWTNEEGARFSPPMLGSGVAMGVFTLDHVLDIRDTDGVRLGDELARIGYKGEVPVTGHVMGAYFEAHIEQGPVLEAENVEIGVVTGAQGQRWYEATVTGRESHAGPTPMRLRRDALAGAAVMMEAVEAIALEVGGDACSTIGRVQVHPDSRNVIPGRVWFTIDLRNPDPDALARMDALLRERLAAIADKRGLTLELTDFWAFPTTPFAPELVGHVRRSVERRGLSHRDIVSGAGHDAVYVARKVPTAMIFIPCENGLSHNEAENIKPEHAASGCAVLADAVLAAAG, encoded by the coding sequence ATGTCTGACCTGCGCATCGACGGCGACCGCCTGTGGCGGACCCTGATGGACCTCGCGACGATCGGCGCGACGCCGAAGGGCGGCCTGTGCCGGCTGGCGCTGACCGACCTTGACAAGGAGGGCCGCGACCTCTTCGTGCGCTGGTGCGAGGAGGCCGGCTGCACCGTGACGGTGGACGAGGTTGGCAACATCTTCGCCCGCCGTCCGGGCCGCAACCCCGACCGCCCCGCCGTCTGCATGGGCAGCCACCTGGACACCCAGCCGACCGGCGGCCGCTTCGACGGCATCTACGGCGTGCTGGCCGGGCTGGAGGTCATCCGCAGCTTCAACGACCAGGGCATCGAGACGGACGCCCCCATCGACCTGATCGTCTGGACCAACGAGGAGGGTGCGCGCTTCTCCCCGCCGATGCTGGGGTCCGGCGTGGCGATGGGCGTCTTCACGCTCGACCATGTGCTGGACATCCGCGACACCGACGGCGTCCGCCTCGGCGACGAGCTGGCGCGCATCGGCTACAAGGGCGAGGTTCCGGTCACCGGCCACGTCATGGGCGCCTATTTCGAGGCGCACATCGAGCAGGGTCCGGTGCTGGAGGCCGAGAATGTCGAGATCGGCGTGGTGACCGGCGCGCAGGGCCAGCGCTGGTACGAGGCGACGGTGACGGGCCGCGAATCCCACGCCGGGCCGACGCCCATGCGCCTGCGCCGCGACGCGCTGGCCGGTGCCGCCGTGATGATGGAGGCTGTGGAGGCCATCGCGCTGGAGGTCGGCGGCGACGCCTGCTCGACCATCGGGCGCGTCCAGGTCCATCCGGACTCCCGCAACGTCATTCCGGGCCGCGTCTGGTTCACCATCGACCTGCGCAACCCGGACCCCGACGCGCTGGCCCGCATGGACGCGCTGCTGCGCGAGCGGCTGGCCGCCATCGCGGACAAGCGCGGCCTGACGCTGGAGCTGACCGACTTCTGGGCCTTCCCGACCACGCCCTTCGCGCCGGAGCTGGTCGGCCATGTCCGCCGGTCGGTGGAGCGGCGCGGCCTGAGCCACCGCGACATCGTGTCCGGGGCGGGCCATGACGCGGTCTATGTCGCCCGCAAGGTGCCGACGGCGATGATCTTCATCCCCTGCGAGAATGGCCTCAGCCACAACGAGGCGGAGAACATCAAGCCCGAGCACGCGGCGTCCGGCTGCGCGGTCCTGGCCGACGCGGTTCTGGCCGCGGCTGGGTAA
- a CDS encoding ketopantoate reductase family protein — MKVAVIGAGAVGGLIAARLTAAGLPASLVARRRTLDTLRRDGLTVEGPSGRPVTVRPLVTDDTLALGPQDVVVLAVPAPLLTDVLDLLLPLLGPKTRLVPVVGGIPWWYPANETIGGPLAAAPLASVDPKGLLSDAIPADRIVGAVARVAVERRTPGYLRHLGGLRLALGPVAGNGGARDLAALFGAGGFNALAVPDIRAEVWTALLAPFAFGLLGLATGKPAQEIAHDDALQPGFAAVVEELLALSAALGHPAAAKVEDVWTMAQHPGRIRPALRADVAAGRRAEIEAVLDAPLELAKRAGLSLPTVTGLLTAVRADTQQ, encoded by the coding sequence ATGAAGGTCGCCGTCATCGGGGCCGGGGCGGTCGGCGGATTGATCGCCGCGCGGCTGACCGCCGCCGGGCTGCCGGCCTCGCTGGTCGCCCGGCGGCGGACGCTCGACACGCTGCGGCGCGACGGGCTGACGGTCGAAGGCCCCTCGGGCCGCCCGGTGACGGTGCGGCCCCTGGTGACCGACGACACGCTGGCCCTCGGCCCGCAGGACGTCGTGGTGCTGGCGGTGCCCGCGCCGCTGCTGACCGACGTGCTGGACCTGCTTCTTCCCCTGCTGGGGCCGAAGACGCGGCTGGTGCCGGTGGTCGGCGGCATCCCCTGGTGGTACCCGGCGAACGAGACCATCGGCGGCCCCCTGGCGGCGGCCCCGCTGGCGTCGGTCGATCCCAAGGGTCTGCTGTCGGACGCCATCCCGGCGGACCGCATCGTCGGCGCCGTCGCCCGCGTGGCGGTGGAGCGGCGGACGCCTGGCTATCTGCGGCATCTGGGCGGGCTGCGGCTCGCCCTCGGCCCGGTGGCGGGGAACGGGGGGGCCAGGGATCTGGCGGCTCTGTTCGGGGCGGGCGGCTTCAACGCGCTGGCCGTGCCGGACATCCGGGCGGAGGTGTGGACGGCGCTGCTGGCGCCCTTCGCCTTCGGCCTGCTCGGCCTCGCCACCGGCAAGCCGGCGCAGGAGATCGCCCACGACGACGCGCTTCAGCCCGGCTTCGCCGCGGTGGTCGAGGAACTGCTGGCCCTGTCGGCGGCGCTCGGCCACCCGGCGGCGGCGAAGGTCGAGGATGTGTGGACCATGGCCCAGCATCCGGGCCGCATCCGCCCGGCGCTGCGCGCCGACGTGGCGGCGGGCCGGCGGGCGGAGATCGAGGCGGTGCTGGACGCGCCGCTGGAACTGGCAAAACGGGCGGGGCTGAGCCTGCCCACGGTGACCGGGCTGCTGACCGCCGTCCGCGCCGACACTCAACAATAA
- a CDS encoding ABC transporter ATP-binding protein yields MTETPLLDVRNLTIDLPRGADRPHAVEDLTFTLEHGEILCVVGESGSGKSMTAHAVMGLLPKAVKVSSGEIRHQGTDVFSLPERDQRALRGGRIAMIFQEPMTALNPLMRVGDQIDEVLRYHTTLDRAARRARVVELLASVGLPEPDHLRRSYPFRLSGGQRQRVMIAMALAVEPDILIADEPTTALDVTTQKQILELIQDIQAKRRMGVMFITHDFGVVAEIAHRVAVMQRGRIVEIGTAEEVLNHPRHPYTRQLIAAVPHLIEHREDFTRARQPVLTAEKVCKTFHLGGGFFTPGRKVVAGDDLSLTIHQGETVGLVGESGSGKSTLGRSIVGLIKPDSGRILFEGVDLLSLSRPAFRPYRRHVQMVFQDPYASLNPRHTVGDIITQGPVAFGEDRHKALDKAKALLKLVGLDASAAERFPHEFSGGQRQRISIARALALEPKLLIADEPVSALDVSVQAQVLDLLEDLRHRLNLSMLFITHDLRIAAQICDTIAVMQKGRIVEIGPAKEVFGNPQHAYTRTLLDAIPGKGWTIPEDVVPVTRRSAALRNSA; encoded by the coding sequence ATGACCGAGACGCCTCTCCTCGACGTCCGCAACCTGACCATCGACCTGCCGCGCGGCGCCGACCGCCCGCACGCGGTCGAGGACCTGACCTTCACGCTGGAGCACGGGGAGATCCTCTGCGTGGTCGGCGAGTCCGGGTCGGGCAAGTCGATGACCGCGCACGCCGTGATGGGCCTGCTGCCCAAGGCGGTGAAGGTCTCCTCCGGCGAAATCCGCCACCAGGGCACCGACGTGTTCAGCCTGCCGGAGCGCGACCAGCGCGCGCTTCGCGGCGGCCGCATCGCCATGATCTTCCAGGAGCCGATGACGGCGCTGAACCCGCTGATGCGGGTCGGCGACCAGATCGACGAGGTGCTGCGCTACCACACCACACTCGACCGCGCCGCCCGCCGGGCCCGCGTGGTGGAGCTTCTCGCCTCCGTCGGCCTGCCGGAGCCGGACCATCTGCGCCGCAGCTACCCGTTCCGCCTGTCGGGCGGCCAGCGCCAGCGCGTGATGATCGCCATGGCGCTGGCGGTCGAGCCGGACATCCTGATCGCCGACGAGCCGACGACCGCGCTCGACGTGACCACCCAGAAGCAGATCCTGGAGCTGATCCAGGACATCCAGGCCAAGCGCCGCATGGGCGTGATGTTCATCACCCACGACTTCGGCGTGGTGGCGGAGATCGCCCACCGCGTGGCGGTGATGCAGCGCGGCCGGATCGTCGAGATCGGCACCGCCGAGGAGGTGCTGAATCACCCGCGCCACCCCTACACCCGCCAGCTCATCGCAGCGGTCCCGCACCTGATCGAGCACCGCGAGGACTTCACCCGCGCGCGCCAGCCGGTGCTGACGGCGGAGAAGGTGTGCAAGACCTTCCACCTCGGCGGCGGTTTCTTCACGCCGGGGCGCAAGGTGGTGGCGGGCGACGACCTGTCGCTGACCATCCACCAGGGCGAGACGGTCGGTCTGGTCGGCGAGTCCGGCTCCGGCAAGTCCACGCTGGGCCGCTCCATCGTCGGGCTGATCAAGCCGGATTCGGGCAGGATCCTGTTCGAAGGGGTCGACCTGCTGTCGCTGTCGCGCCCGGCCTTCCGGCCCTACCGCCGGCATGTCCAGATGGTCTTCCAGGACCCCTACGCCTCGCTGAACCCGCGCCACACCGTGGGCGACATCATCACCCAGGGGCCGGTGGCCTTCGGCGAGGACCGCCACAAGGCGCTCGACAAGGCGAAGGCATTGCTCAAGCTCGTCGGGCTCGACGCCTCGGCGGCGGAGCGTTTCCCGCACGAGTTCTCCGGCGGGCAGCGCCAGCGCATCTCCATCGCACGCGCGCTGGCGCTGGAGCCGAAGCTGCTGATCGCCGACGAGCCGGTGTCGGCGCTTGACGTCTCGGTGCAGGCGCAGGTGCTCGACCTGCTGGAGGATCTGCGGCACCGGCTGAACCTGTCGATGCTGTTCATCACCCACGACCTGCGCATCGCCGCCCAGATCTGCGACACCATCGCGGTCATGCAGAAGGGCCGCATCGTCGAGATCGGCCCGGCGAAGGAGGTGTTCGGCAACCCGCAGCACGCCTACACCCGCACCCTGCTGGACGCCATCCCCGGCAAGGGCTGGACCATCCCGGAGGACGTGGTTCCGGTGACGCGGCGGTCGGCCGCCCTGCGCAACAGCGCCTGA